From Granulicella sp. WH15, the proteins below share one genomic window:
- a CDS encoding cytochrome c oxidase assembly protein, which translates to MSSEVQNILQEWSPPIFLSSTLLLCAAVYIRGWALIRKTRLTLFPAWRLGSFLLGLDIIWFAVGSPLDGFADAMLSAHMVEHLLLMSFVPPLLLLGNPQVPMLRGMHGKVTRWVLAPVLRSRFLRHLGHFLTKPIVAWLGMNLMFLIWHIPTAYDFALEHEGWHIFEHVCFLATSILFWWPLIRPWPTDAHYPGWHMLPYLVGADIVNTALSAFLAFCDRPVYSYYLEQPNPFHLSPLGDQMAGAVVMWVVGSLAFLVPAVFVTIRLLQQNKTSKLAFS; encoded by the coding sequence ATGTCTTCTGAGGTCCAAAACATCCTCCAGGAGTGGTCGCCTCCAATCTTTCTCTCGTCGACATTGCTGCTTTGCGCAGCCGTCTACATTCGCGGGTGGGCCCTGATCCGGAAGACGAGACTCACTCTGTTTCCTGCATGGAGACTTGGTTCCTTTCTGCTCGGTCTAGATATTATCTGGTTTGCCGTTGGTTCCCCGCTGGATGGGTTCGCCGATGCGATGCTTAGTGCCCACATGGTGGAACACCTCTTGCTGATGTCGTTCGTGCCGCCACTACTCCTGCTGGGAAACCCACAAGTTCCGATGCTGCGCGGCATGCATGGAAAAGTTACACGGTGGGTATTGGCACCAGTGTTGAGATCGCGCTTCCTGCGCCATCTCGGCCACTTTCTAACCAAACCTATTGTTGCCTGGTTAGGGATGAATTTAATGTTCCTGATATGGCATATCCCTACTGCTTACGACTTCGCATTAGAGCATGAGGGGTGGCACATCTTTGAACACGTCTGTTTCCTTGCCACATCGATCCTGTTTTGGTGGCCGCTTATTCGTCCATGGCCCACAGACGCTCATTACCCGGGATGGCACATGCTGCCGTATTTGGTGGGGGCGGACATCGTCAATACCGCGCTCTCCGCGTTTCTCGCATTCTGTGATCGGCCGGTCTACTCCTACTATCTGGAACAACCGAATCCATTCCATCTATCACCTTTGGGCGATCAGATGGCTGGTGCAGTGGTCATGTGGGTCGTTGGTTCGCTTGCGTTTCTGGTCCCGGCGGTATTCGTCACGATCAGGCTTCTACAACAGAACAAGACATCGAAACTTGCGTTTTCCTAA